Proteins from a single region of Campylobacter sp. RM16704:
- a CDS encoding ABC transporter permease: protein MRFLSLRWSFATFFFCSLIILPILAVVLHLPFIDLTTLKHLSKNVLPRYIFGSAFILFGTLVLCLIIGLVSAYLIAFYKFFGSKFFEWFLILPLAIPSYVMGFVWIDLFEFKGLIPTFLGVEKRIDIMNAYGVIVILSFALYPYVYFFAKNTFAYGLGNIILSAKTLKASNLKTFFKVILPFCRVGIVGALFLVAMEVLSDYGLVAYFGVDTFSAGIFRTWGSGGDEVSAVALSVALLVFIAFLMLLEKIQRGRKTFTQNVFIATPKDKLKGFKAFLAFLWCFLVAFLAFIVPIVWLAYWACFDFMQNLYNTLTPAFYSLSVALVSSFVIVIVAFYLCFVVRLNDTKTSKFILWLTTLGYSLPGAVVAVGILVILGVLNFIFDFLSFEYAVGGGFLVLFFGYFVRFLASGIFATQSGYERISKNIDYANLTLKSSPFRIFTQIHFPLMKHYLALAVVIICVDILKELPISTILSPSGFQTLSSLVFAYSETELIYNVSLPSLIIVIFGIIPTYLMHHLQEKSTHKENSCKC from the coding sequence TTGAGATTTTTAAGTTTAAGGTGGTCTTTTGCCACCTTTTTTTTCTGTAGTTTGATTATACTACCTATACTTGCTGTAGTCTTACACTTGCCTTTTATAGATCTTACTACTTTAAAGCATTTAAGTAAAAATGTCTTACCGCGTTATATTTTTGGCAGTGCATTTATATTATTTGGTACTTTAGTGCTTTGTTTGATTATAGGTTTAGTAAGTGCTTATTTAATCGCCTTTTATAAATTTTTTGGTTCCAAATTTTTTGAATGGTTTTTGATACTTCCTTTGGCTATACCTTCTTATGTAATGGGTTTTGTTTGGATTGATTTGTTTGAATTTAAAGGTTTAATTCCTACTTTCTTAGGCGTTGAAAAGCGTATAGATATTATGAATGCATATGGTGTGATTGTGATTTTATCTTTTGCACTTTATCCTTATGTGTATTTTTTTGCTAAAAATACTTTTGCTTATGGACTTGGAAATATTATTTTAAGTGCAAAAACACTCAAAGCTTCAAATTTAAAAACATTTTTTAAAGTTATTTTGCCATTTTGCCGTGTGGGTATAGTAGGTGCTTTATTTTTAGTGGCTATGGAAGTTTTAAGTGATTATGGTTTGGTGGCGTATTTTGGTGTAGATACTTTTAGTGCGGGAATTTTTAGAACTTGGGGAAGTGGTGGTGATGAAGTTAGTGCTGTAGCTTTAAGTGTGGCTTTACTTGTTTTTATCGCATTTTTAATGCTTTTAGAAAAAATTCAAAGAGGAAGAAAAACTTTTACTCAAAATGTTTTCATAGCTACTCCAAAAGATAAGTTAAAAGGTTTTAAAGCATTTTTGGCATTTTTGTGGTGTTTTTTAGTGGCATTTTTAGCTTTTATAGTACCTATTGTTTGGCTTGCTTATTGGGCTTGTTTTGATTTTATGCAAAATTTATATAATACCTTAACACCGGCATTTTATAGTCTTAGCGTGGCTTTAGTAAGTTCTTTTGTTATAGTAATAGTAGCATTTTATCTGTGTTTTGTAGTGCGTTTAAACGATACAAAAACTTCCAAATTTATCCTTTGGCTTACAACTTTGGGGTATTCTTTGCCTGGAGCTGTTGTAGCTGTGGGGATTTTAGTAATTTTGGGTGTGTTAAATTTTATTTTTGATTTTTTATCTTTTGAATATGCAGTTGGAGGTGGATTTTTAGTATTATTTTTTGGATATTTTGTGAGATTTTTAGCTTCTGGAATTTTTGCTACACAATCTGGGTATGAACGAATTTCAAAAAATATAGACTATGCAAATTTAACATTAAAAAGTAGTCCATTTAGAATTTTTACCCAAATTCATTTTCCTTTAATGAAACATTATTTGGCCTTGGCCGTAGTGATAATTTGTGTAGATATTTTAAAAGAATTACCTATCTCAACTATACTTTCACCATCAGGCTTTCAAACGCTTTCATCTTTGGTTTTTGCGTATAGCGAAACAGAATTAATTTATAATGTATCTTTACCATCTTTGATTATAGTTATATTTGGTATTATTCCTACATATTTAATGCATCATTTACAAGAAAAAAGCACCCATAAGGAAAATTCATGCAAGTGTTAA
- a CDS encoding ABC transporter ATP-binding protein: MQVLKVENLYKSFSDVEVLKGISFSLNEGEILSILGESGCGKSSLLGCIAGFFEISDGEIYIQDKLVASKKLYLPPQKRDVGVLFQDYALFPHLNVKENICFGISHLSKNEQNQRLKELLDILNLNELLCRYPNELSGGQAQRVALARTIITRPKIILFDEPFSNLNHTLSVKMRKEIKSILKEHKLSAIFVTHDKDDAFYLSDNIALIKDGKILDYGSAKELFYKPKNIDSACFLGEAFFIDPKTILDDKFKAYLQNKNGIFRPNDIQISTSQTPLKASVLECVFYGDFYELSVSLEGHIFSIYHDKELSKNDKIYLELNGIKDF; this comes from the coding sequence ATGCAAGTGTTAAAAGTAGAAAATTTATATAAATCTTTTTCAGATGTAGAAGTGTTAAAGGGTATTTCGTTTAGTTTAAACGAAGGAGAGATTTTAAGTATTTTAGGCGAGAGTGGTTGTGGAAAAAGTTCTTTGCTTGGGTGTATTGCTGGTTTTTTTGAGATTAGTGATGGAGAAATTTATATACAAGATAAACTAGTTGCTTCAAAAAAATTGTATTTACCACCTCAAAAAAGAGATGTTGGGGTTTTGTTTCAAGATTATGCTTTGTTTCCTCATTTAAATGTAAAAGAAAACATTTGTTTTGGGATTTCGCATTTAAGTAAAAATGAACAAAATCAAAGACTTAAAGAGCTTTTGGATATTTTAAATTTAAATGAGCTTTTATGTCGTTATCCTAATGAGTTAAGCGGAGGGCAAGCCCAAAGAGTTGCACTAGCAAGAACTATAATCACAAGACCAAAAATCATACTTTTTGATGAACCTTTTTCTAATTTAAACCATACTTTAAGCGTGAAAATGCGTAAAGAGATTAAGAGTATTTTAAAAGAACATAAATTAAGTGCTATTTTTGTCACACATGATAAAGATGATGCTTTTTATTTATCTGATAATATTGCTTTGATTAAGGATGGGAAAATTTTAGACTATGGAAGTGCCAAAGAGCTTTTTTATAAGCCTAAAAATATAGATAGTGCTTGCTTTTTAGGAGAAGCATTTTTTATAGATCCAAAGACAATTTTAGATGATAAATTTAAAGCATATTTGCAAAATAAAAATGGCATTTTCCGCCCTAATGATATACAAATTTCAACTTCACAAACTCCTTTAAAAGCTAGCGTTTTAGAATGCGTGTTTTATGGAGATTTTTATGAGTTAAGTGTGAGTTTGGAAGGACATATTTTTAGCATTTACCACGATAAAGAGCTTAGTAAAAACGATAAAATTTATCTTGAGTTAAATGGTATAAAAGACTTTTAA